The genomic region CTTAGGATAATCATAGATGCGTCCTAGACTGATTTCAATGGTACGGTTAGTCACATTATCTAGAAACATTTTATCGTGACTTACAATTACTACAGCACCTGGATAAGTTTGCAAGAATTGTTCTAACCATAGAATAGAATCGATATCTAAGTGGTTAGTAGGCTCATCAAGCAGTAGTATATCGTGATTTTCTAATAATAACTTTGCCAGCTCTATACGCATGCGCCATCCACCAGACAACTCATCGGTAAGCATTCCGAATTGTTCTGGTTTAAAAGCTAATCCTTTTAAGATCTTTTCAGTTTCACCTTTATATTGATATCCACCTATAATTTCATATTCATGAGTTAATGTACTCATGTCCTCAATAAGCTTTGAATAGGACTCAGATTCATAATCTGTTCTTTCAGCAAGTTGAATGTTTATTTGATCCAACTCGGCTTCTATTTCTCTCGCTTTCGCGAAAGCGGTATATGCTTCCTCTAGTACTGTACGACCTTTTTCAAAATCTATATCCTGACGTAAGAAACCGATACTGGTTCCTTTTTCCATAGCCAGTTGTCCTTGATCATATTCTAAATCACCAGCGATTACTTTTAACAAGGTGGATTTACCAGCTCCATTTTTTCCTATTAGCCCAACGCGATTACCACCATTAAGCCTAAAGGTTATCTCTTCAAATAATGGCTCGCCGCCAAAACTAACATGTAAATCGTGAATATTGAGCATAGTGGTTTTTGTATCTTTGCAAAGATGCGTAACTGCGCGTAAACACTAAAGCTTTCTTATGCTAAAAGGCACAAAATTATACAGTATTATCACGGGAACTTGTCCAGTATGTCAAAATGAATCGATGTACACGAGTTCAAATTTGTATAATCCGAGTAAGACGCAAGAAATGAATGAAAGATGTTCCCACTGCGGTACAAAATATAAGATTGAACCTAGCTTTTTTTATGGGTCTATGTATGTAAGTTATGGTGTCGGTATTGCGATTGCAATGGCGGCATTTGTTATTTGTTATTTCTTGCTAAATCTATCAAGATGGAATATTTTTCTAGTGATTACATCTATTTCAGTTTTGAGCTTACCTATTGTAATACGCGTCTCCAGAAACATATGGATTAATATTTTCATGGACTACGATAAGGAAAAAGCTAAGAAAAACTAGGGTCTTATTTTAAGTAAATCTTTTTATATCCATTTCTTCATGAATGGACTGACCTTTAAAGATGCGCTGTATGAGTTGTGACGATGCCCATGGCGCTATAAGTACTGCTCTACTGCCCATTCCATTAAATACCCAGACATTTTTATGCTGTGAATGCTGCCCAACAAATGGACGTCTATCAATAGTCGTAGGTCTTATACCATGTTTGTGCTCAACTACCTCATAGGGTAACTTCAAGAATCTTTCTAATCGAGTCGTTAAAAAATCTTTACCAGCTGCAGACGGTACATCTTCAAGATCATCTCTATCATAGGTAGCGCCCACCCAAAACAAGTCATCTTTATATGGCATCAGGAACACCGATGATTTAACAATATGTTTTAATTCAAGACTAGGAACTTTTATTAATAGAACTTCTCCCTTATTACCTTGAATAGGCAAATACTTAAAATAAGGATTATCAAGAATACGATAACCTTCGGCAAAAATGATGTGAGATGCCTTTATCTCTTTATACGTGACGAAATTAACGTCACTTATTAAACTACTATAATCAAACTCTTGCAATATCACAGATTTCATATTTGTAAAATACAATAGTGTGACAGACATAAACTCTAAGGTATCAACCCAACCGGTACCATTTACAAATCCATAGCCTGATAAGGCATCTATACCTTGAACATCTAATTGATGGATTTGCGGATTCATAAAATCCTTTAGATCATCACGTTTAGACTTTTTTACCCAAGTTTGAGATTCTTTATCGTCGTGAAATCTACGCGCTACTGTAATAGGCTTACGCAAGTCAACAGCTGTACATTTTAAAATGTAATCAAACAGACTATTGAGCTCATTAAGTTGGTCTGCAGCCTTCCACACCGCTGTAAATCGCTTTAAAACCATGGGATTGTATAGACCTGCAGCAACAGAACTGCTTCCCTTTTTACGATCAGTGATCATAACAATCGTTTTACCTTGTTGATGTAATTGCCATGCCAGTGTACAAGCTGCAATACCACTACCTACTATTATAACATCTTTCATAACCCAAAGGTACTACGTAAATAAAACTATTGAATAAAA from Nonlabens arenilitoris harbors:
- a CDS encoding DUF983 domain-containing protein, with the protein product MNERCSHCGTKYKIEPSFFYGSMYVSYGVGIAIAMAAFVICYFLLNLSRWNIFLVITSISVLSLPIVIRVSRNIWINIFMDYDKEKAKKN
- a CDS encoding NAD(P)/FAD-dependent oxidoreductase; translated protein: MKDVIIVGSGIAACTLAWQLHQQGKTIVMITDRKKGSSSVAAGLYNPMVLKRFTAVWKAADQLNELNSLFDYILKCTAVDLRKPITVARRFHDDKESQTWVKKSKRDDLKDFMNPQIHQLDVQGIDALSGYGFVNGTGWVDTLEFMSVTLLYFTNMKSVILQEFDYSSLISDVNFVTYKEIKASHIIFAEGYRILDNPYFKYLPIQGNKGEVLLIKVPSLELKHIVKSSVFLMPYKDDLFWVGATYDRDDLEDVPSAAGKDFLTTRLERFLKLPYEVVEHKHGIRPTTIDRRPFVGQHSQHKNVWVFNGMGSRAVLIAPWASSQLIQRIFKGQSIHEEMDIKRFT